The Prochlorococcus marinus XMU1412 genome includes the window GAATTTTTGAAGCTGTTAGTTCTGGTTGCTTTTCTTTCGTTCCGTCTTTTCTAGTGACTGAATTCATCTTTAGACGTCCTTCAATAACAATATTTTGCCCCTCCTTTAGTTCATCTACCATTTCTTGGGCAATATTTCCCCATCCTATAATCTTGAG containing:
- a CDS encoding single-stranded DNA-binding protein; the protein is LKIIGWGNIAQEMVDELKEGQNIVIEGRLKMNSVTRKDGTKEKQPELTASKIHQISPVDVIKSDQKENNESFENKETAKKSSWDSSPLVPEVDEIPF